The genomic segment ATGAAGAAGCGATGTATGCTGCAACGAAAAGACACAACAAGGTGATGTTGGTGACTGAAGAATCTGTTGAAAATAGTTTTACCTTAGGATTGGCTGCTCGAATTCAAAAGAATTGCTTTAAGCATTTGGATGCTCCAATTGAAATTGTAGGATCGATTGATACACCTGCAATTCCTTTAAACTCTGTGTTAGAAGCAACATTGTTGCCAAATGGAGATAAAGTTGCTAAGGCACTTCAAGCACTTTTAAATTATTAAAATCCCGACATGTTAAAAGTATTTTCTCCTTACAATCAAGAATTAATTAAGGAAATACCTTTAAATACTGTCGAAGATGTTGAAAGAGCTTTACATAAGGCTACAGCTGTTTTTAACGATAAACAGAATTGGATGCCCGCTTTTCAGCGAGTAGCTATATTGGAGCGTGTTGTCGAAATAATGACTTCACGAGAAGATTATTTGGCAGATTTAGCAACCAAAGAAGGCGGAAAACCATTAATGGACTCAAAGGTTGAGGTTTTAAGGGCTATAAATGGAGTAAAGATAGCTGCTCAAACGATTAATCAATTGCATGGAGAAGAAATTCCAATGGGATTAACTCCATCTTCAACAAACCGAATATCATTTACAACCAAAGAACCAATTGGAGTGGTGGTGGCGATAAGTGCCTTTAATCATCCACTAAACTTAATTGTACACCAAGTAGCTACGGCTATTGCTGCTGGTTGCCCAGTTATCGTTAAACCAGCGTTAACCACACCATTATCGTGTATAGAGTTTGTTGAAATATTGAAAGAAGCAGGTTTGCCAAGAGATTGGTGTCAGCTTATTATTTGTGAAGATGAGTTGGCGGAAAAATTAGCAACAGATACACGAGTTAACTATTTAACGTTTATTGGTTCTGCTAAAGTTGGTTGGTATTTACGTTCTAAAATTGCTCCAGGAACTCGAATTGCTTTAGAACATGGTGGTGTGGCTCCAGTAATTGTCGAGCAAGATGCTGATGTTGCTGAGTTGATTCCAGCCATAGTAAAAGGTGGCTTTTACCATGCAGGACAAGTTTGTGTTTCCGTGCAACGAGTTTTTGTTCACGAGCAGTTTTTGGATAAGTTTTTACCTTTGTTAGTTAAAGCAACAAATAATACAAAAGTTGGAAATCCACTCGATGAAAAAACACAGGTGGGACCATTAATTTTACCAACAGAAGTAGATAGGGTTGAGGCTTGGGTGAATGAAGCCATAAACGAAGGAGCTGAATTGCTTTGTGGTGGAAAAAGAATATCTTCATCGTGTTTTGAACCAACCGTATTATTGAATCCAAACAAAAATTCAAAAGTATCTGTTCAAGAAATTTTTGGACCAGTAATTTGTATTTATACCTACAAAAAAATTGAAGAAGCCATAAATCAAGCCAATGCATTGTCTTTTGCTTTTCAAGCAGCAGTTTTTACCAAAAACATTGATAAAGCTTTTTCCATCTCAAAACAATTGAATGCCGCAGCAGTTATGATAAACGATCACACTGCTTTCCGAGTAGATTGGATGCCTTTTGGCGGACGAAAATCTTCAGGAATTGGAGTAGGAGGAATTCAATACACCATTAACGAAATGTTACAAGATAAACTGTTGGTAATAAAGACTAACTAACAGTTTTTGTATAAACCACTCCTCTTTCTTCCAAATACTTGATAAAGTAATTGAAACAAGCTTCGTGTTTTCCGACTAATTCTGGTGGAAAAACTCCTTTTTCTTGAAATAAACCATCTAAAAACATATTAGCGGCAGCAGTAGCTGTATAACCTGTTGTTCGTGCCATTGACGATGTTTTTGTTGTTGGATTGTATTCGTCGTATAAATTGTAAACGATGGTTTCTTCTTTTCCGATTGCGTTTATTCCTTTTACAGTAACGCGCATAACAGTCAATTCTGCTTCTGTTTCACCCAATTTCCATTCGTTAAACAATATTTTGCTGGTAAAATCTAACGGAGCAATTTTTTGTCCGTTCACCTCTATGGCTTCCGTATTAAAAAAGCCACTTTCTTTCAACACTTTTATATACTCCACATGACCAGGATAACGTAAGGTTTTCTCTTTCATGTTTTTAATATGTGGCATCGTAAAAATGATGGAGCGTAAACCATCGCTGTTAAACGATTCTAATGTTCCAACTTTATCAAATTCAATGTATTCGCAATCGGTTAAGGCTTCTTTAACTACTACATGGCTATTTTCGACATATCTAGCAGGGCGAGTGTATTCTTCAATCACATCCATTGGCGAAAAAGGTGCTTTGTAGCAAAAAGGCCATTTTTTTACTTTTGGTAAACCGCCAACCAAACATTCAAAATCGGTCAATTTTAGTTTTTCGTTGTAATAGCCTAAAATAATGTTGTCCATACCCGGAGCAACGCCACAATCAACAATAGCCGTTACATTTTTTTGCTTGGCTAAAGTATCTAAATCCAATGAGTTTTCTGGAAAGAAAGAGATGTCAATGACATTTTTTTCAGCTTCAATTATTGCTTTTAAGGTGTTATAACCTAAAAACCCTGGAACTGCACAAATTACCAAATCATAACTTGAAAGATTCGATTTTAGTTTAGCAATATCTGTAACATCAAGTATTTGAGTGCTTAAATCGTTACATTTAGATTTTACCTTATCTAAAACTTGTTCGCTTCTATCGGTAACGGTTACTTGGTGTTTTTTAGTTAAATCAATAGCCATTGCACTTCCAACCATTCCGGCTCCTAAAACAATAATTTTACTCATATCATTAAATTTTTTGTGAAAATAAACAAAAATGGAGTTAACCTGAAATGAAAATCTATTGATAAGTAATGTTTTATTTTATCACCCACCTTTATCCTCCCTCAAGGGAGGAAATTCTCCCCTTTAGAGGGGAGACACAGAGGGGTGAAAACAAAAAAAAACATTCATCAAATGACGGATGCTTTTAATAAAGTGGAGAATATCGGAATCGAACCGACCACCTTCCCGCAATACTGCGGGACGCTCTATTAAACTTTAGAAATTAACCATTCTAAATATGTTCTTCTTTTTTTAGCTTTGATTTCAGATTCTCTTTTTACAGCTTCGCTTCTATTCTCAAAGGTTTCAAAATATTTGATTTGCCAATCAGAAGCACCAAGATTTTTCCTTGTGTTGTGTTCAGATAATCTGCGTTCCAAATTTTCAGTTTGACCGACATAGTATTTGTCGATATTGGAAGAATATAAGATGTAAACGAAATACATAAATTAAATAAAAAAGCATCAGTCAATTGACGGATGCTTT from the Flavobacteriales bacterium genome contains:
- a CDS encoding saccharopine dehydrogenase NADP-binding domain-containing protein, with product MSKIIVLGAGMVGSAMAIDLTKKHQVTVTDRSEQVLDKVKSKCNDLSTQILDVTDIAKLKSNLSSYDLVICAVPGFLGYNTLKAIIEAEKNVIDISFFPENSLDLDTLAKQKNVTAIVDCGVAPGMDNIILGYYNEKLKLTDFECLVGGLPKVKKWPFCYKAPFSPMDVIEEYTRPARYVENSHVVVKEALTDCEYIEFDKVGTLESFNSDGLRSIIFTMPHIKNMKEKTLRYPGHVEYIKVLKESGFFNTEAIEVNGQKIAPLDFTSKILFNEWKLGETEAELTVMRVTVKGINAIGKEETIVYNLYDEYNPTTKTSSMARTTGYTATAAANMFLDGLFQEKGVFPPELVGKHEACFNYFIKYLEERGVVYTKTVS
- a CDS encoding GIY-YIG nuclease family protein, which codes for MYFVYILYSSNIDKYYVGQTENLERRLSEHNTRKNLGASDWQIKYFETFENRSEAVKRESEIKAKKRRTYLEWLISKV
- a CDS encoding aldehyde dehydrogenase family protein — its product is MLKVFSPYNQELIKEIPLNTVEDVERALHKATAVFNDKQNWMPAFQRVAILERVVEIMTSREDYLADLATKEGGKPLMDSKVEVLRAINGVKIAAQTINQLHGEEIPMGLTPSSTNRISFTTKEPIGVVVAISAFNHPLNLIVHQVATAIAAGCPVIVKPALTTPLSCIEFVEILKEAGLPRDWCQLIICEDELAEKLATDTRVNYLTFIGSAKVGWYLRSKIAPGTRIALEHGGVAPVIVEQDADVAELIPAIVKGGFYHAGQVCVSVQRVFVHEQFLDKFLPLLVKATNNTKVGNPLDEKTQVGPLILPTEVDRVEAWVNEAINEGAELLCGGKRISSSCFEPTVLLNPNKNSKVSVQEIFGPVICIYTYKKIEEAINQANALSFAFQAAVFTKNIDKAFSISKQLNAAAVMINDHTAFRVDWMPFGGRKSSGIGVGGIQYTINEMLQDKLLVIKTN